DNA sequence from the Bradyrhizobium sp. CIAT3101 genome:
CGGCAGCGGAGACGTCGCGAACATGTCGACCTCCACCATGCTCAGCGACGAGCCGGAATCCTTTGAGCACAGATCCCGCCGCGGCAGCGTATTGGTCAGCAGCCGCGCGGCGTCGCCACCAACGATGCAGGACATGGTGTCCTGCGTATTGTTCCGGCTCATCCAGATCAGATGATCCTTGCCCGCAGCATCGACCAGCAAATGCGGTGCCGCATGATGGCGGCGCGGCGGCAGCCAGATCGGAACGGTTTCCGACAGCATCGGCTCGCGCTTGAGCAGTGCCTCCGGAAGCCTGGTCACGCCGACCGAGCGCAGTTCGGCGTCGACCTCGTTCGGATCCTGCGTGTACTCGAACACGGGCAGCTTTCCGCAAGTCATGCAGGTGACGGCGATATCGGATCGCACGTTCTCGAAGGACAAAATGACCTGATCGGGATCGTTGCGATATTTGGCGGGATCGACGGCCTTGAACGGGTGATCGACCACGCGGCTGGCCTGAAAACCGTCCGAGCGGAACGGATCGGATTCAAACTCGAAATAGGTCGATCGATCCCAGCCGCGAAAGGCATTGTACCCGCCCATGCTGACGCCGGCGAGGACCATCTTCGAATCGGTCTGGCAGCGCGTCGCACTGCCGGTCCCGCTGCCGTTGCGGATATAGGTGCACAGCCGGAACGCCGCATTTTGCAGGATGCGATCGCAATCGTTCTGATTGTAGCCGTAGGTGGCGAGGCCGTGCCGATAGCAGAGATCGTGAAAGACGCAGGCCTGCCGGAAGCGCTGCAGGACGAGGTGGCGTCTGCCCTTGTCGTCCCTGCTTCCGTCGAAGAAGATGTTGGTCAGCGCGGGAAGGCTGCAATTCAGTCCCTCGCCGCTGCCGCCGATCGTGCTGACGACCTCCGGCCCGGATTCGAAGGAGGTGACGGTGGCGGGCATCTCCCCGTCGGTAATGTCGTCGACATTCTTGTAGAGGGAGTCAGCGACGAACGAAGGAAGATAATTCAGGAGCAGAATGACCGCGACGATCGCCGCGATCGACCAGCCGATCACCTTCCTGGACATGCCCCACTCCGCTAAAGCCGTTCGTCGCAATGCCGGTCTGGATGACCGATGAACTTGGAAATTCGCCGAGTCGCCGCAATCGATGACACCCCGGTGTTAATCCGACGACGATCGCCCCCAGGTTGTTGTGCTGTCAAGCGAGGGGCTCACACTCGCAATCCTGAATTTGGCGGAATGTCAGGCCAGATTTCGCGCCACGGTCGCACCGTCGGCGACGACCGGAACCGGCACTTGCTCATCCAGTGCCGCGAGGCGCGCGTCGATGGCATCGATGACCTTGCGCGAAAACGGCCCGAGATGCGCATAGGCCGCGATCATCTGCACCGCGATGCGCGCCGAGGAGGTGTCGCGCTTGGCGCAGTTCATGAAGGTCTGCCAGAGCGGGCGCCCGTCCGGAATGGCGGATACCACGCGATGCACGGTCTCCATCGCGCCGACCCGCGAACGGATATCTCCTTCGGCGAGCTCGTGGCGCTGTCTCGACCGATCGAGCAGCGTCATCAGCTTGTCGACACGACCCGCATAGGCGGCCGGGCTGTAGACGCGCTCCAGCACCGTCTTGTAGTCCATCAGGATGTCGCGCAACGGGCGCACCGGATCGAAATTGATGCCGCCGGTGCACTGATCGCCGCCCGTCGTGGACGCCAGGTCATGGTCCGCGTGCAACCGGCCCTCCTTCGCGAGCCGGCGCGTGAGCTGCGTGTTCGGCAACGCATAGAGCAGACCGACCATGGCGACGGGAATCGCGGCCTCCTCGATAAAATCGATCATGGCCTCCGCCATCGAGACCTTCTCGCTGTCGAAGCCGACGATGAAGCCGGCAGTGACGAGCATGCCGGCGCCGTAGATCTTGTGGATGCTCTCGGCGATGTTGCGCCGCGTGTTCTGCTTCTTCCGCATCGCGACCAGGGTCGCGGGATCCGGACTTTCGATGCCGACGAAGATGCCAAAGAAATTCGCAGCCCCCATCAGCGCCAAAAGTTCGGGATCGTCGGCGAGATTGACCGAGGCTTCGGTCGACAGCTCGAACGGGTAGCCGTGCGCGCGCTGCCATTCGGCGAGCTGGGGCAGGAACTGGCGCAGCGATTTCTTGTTGCCGATGAAATTGTCGTCGACAAAATCGAGATGGCCGCGATAGCCCATCTGGTAGAGCCGCTCGAGCTCGACGAACATCTGCTCGGTCGTCTTGGTCCGCGGCACGCGGCCGTAGAGCTCGATGATGTCACAGAATTCGCAGGTAAATGGACAG
Encoded proteins:
- a CDS encoding B12-binding domain-containing radical SAM protein, translated to MNAPRPCNVLMLYPLFTAESFWSFGESCKLMGVRRPAAPLGLITVAAMLPESWTVRLIDCNTQALGDDDLAWSDVVFTGGMLPQQADTLRLIDQCRAAGKPVVVGGPDPTSSPHIYANADFQVLGEAEGVIDEFIAAWESGARAGVFTAPKFQADVTKTPVPRFDLLKFEDYLYLGVQYSRGCPFTCEFCDIIELYGRVPRTKTTEQMFVELERLYQMGYRGHLDFVDDNFIGNKKSLRQFLPQLAEWQRAHGYPFELSTEASVNLADDPELLALMGAANFFGIFVGIESPDPATLVAMRKKQNTRRNIAESIHKIYGAGMLVTAGFIVGFDSEKVSMAEAMIDFIEEAAIPVAMVGLLYALPNTQLTRRLAKEGRLHADHDLASTTGGDQCTGGINFDPVRPLRDILMDYKTVLERVYSPAAYAGRVDKLMTLLDRSRQRHELAEGDIRSRVGAMETVHRVVSAIPDGRPLWQTFMNCAKRDTSSARIAVQMIAAYAHLGPFSRKVIDAIDARLAALDEQVPVPVVADGATVARNLA